The Bombyx mori chromosome 4, ASM3026992v2 region ctcaaagtggcgcagcgatgccgactgtagatacttactgacagagtcgagctccaggtcatcgtggagatccacgttcctcaggaaacatggtgctccgacggctatcctccagaatcgggattgaatagcTTGGAGGGGCTTCAAGTTGATGCGGGCCACGTGAGTAagcactacgcttgcatacgtcatgacggggcgtatgcaagttttgtgagttagttaccttattacggagggacagtttgcttcgtctacaaagcatagGGTataaaggcggcacggtcgcataCCCTTTTaatgtggggacggaatgtcatccctctgtcgagggtgacgtctaggtatttgaccttcgaggcccacggtatgggctggccaaagagagtgatgaggctaacggcggaggtgtttgcgcgcctattaaggagtgggatgctcgaagtggtatttggaaggcgaccccttttgaagagcaccgctgtgcttttcgtggggttgatgtcaatgcaccactttcggaaccactgtcccatggtggttactgcgatctggagtcgccgatggaACAACGACTTCTTCTTactcgagtagtagatagccgtgtcatcgacgaagagcgctagatgggtctccgaagaccggggtatatcattggtatacaaactaaataatagcgGGAAGAGCGCGAAGCCTTGCGAGACTCCgccagtcagatgacgggggcAGAAACGACTACTGGAGCCTATATACAACACAACTCGAGACATGAGGTCGCAGTCTCTTCTATTCATGGGCAAACGAGCTAATGGCCCATCTGCAATAAAGTAGACGGTGGATTTCACGCTGTTCTGTATATGATGAGCTCAGCTCATCCCCCATCTCCTATCTGGATAAGAGCAAGACAGCAAAAAGTgcttattatgttaattttttttacctattcgctggtatcctaagaggctatttcagctacaccCGGATGGGAGAAGTTAATGAAGTCATAACCTAATACTGGCCGATGATCTATCTCTCTATAGATACCTTTACTCTGTGGAGCCTAATTTCAAACAAGCACGCTTTCGTCATCCGTATTGTCACCGACAATCTCTCGGTGCCCTTGAGAAggaactagttttttttttgtttggtaaaCGATAAGCAGGCCGATCAAATTTCGAATACTTATCGAACGTGTTGCTtcgtttacaataaaaaatatatttacggctctcttaaaataaaattttataaaaataaaaacctatcaATTCTTGCACGCTGCCGTCAGTTCCTCCATATTCCTCGGGGAGAATAGATTTCGGAAGATTTTCATAAATGTCTTCATAGTTGGGACCGCAAACTTGAATCTGAAACGTtggtaattttaaaacatatgtCCGATGTAAGAATATAGCATGGTCGAACTTGTTTTGACCTTCGTTTAAGGTATTAAGAAATTATGCTTTTTCAGTCTCCCCTCTGCTATAAAATATAAGAAACATAATCCATAATCATATAAAACATAAGTTAGTTATTCAACTTTCAAATTTATATACGATGTACTAAACGAATATACGGAATACCAAAACAATAGTTTTAATCCCACGACAGCAATTGAAAAACCACGctgatattaaaaaatgtatgtacgCTACTTCAAACACTGAATAAGCATTTCAacttctgaagtcgtcgtggcctaacggataaaacgtccggtgcattcgtgtcgagcaacacaacggtgttcgaatcccgcaggcgggtaccaatttttctaatgaaatacgtacataacaaatgttcaagattgacttccacgatgaatgaataacatcttcttcttctatatatataaaaatgaattgctgttcgttagtctcgctaaaactcgagaacggctggaccgatttggctatttttggtcttgaattattcgtggaagtccagagaaagtttaaaaggtgaaaaatatgaaaatgctcggaattatataaaaacaaacagttttgtttttcctttgaagtgtcccccgtcggacggattccttttgttggttttaagtttattttatacataagtttaggtattttatttatcgactgaggcactacgaagtctgtcggttcagctagtcgtgtaataaaaatcaaacccgcaaaattataatttgcgcaattactgatggtaggacgaattgtgagtccgcacgagtaggtactaccaccctgtctgtttctgacgtgaagcagtaatacgtttcggtttgaagggtggggcagccgttgtaactatactgagacctcagaactcataactcaaggtgggtggcgtcatttacgttgtagatgtctatgggctccgctaactaCTTAcgagtaacaccaggtgggccgtgagctcgtccatccaactattaaaaaaaaacagaagtcACCGGTATTGCAGATTAACAAAATACTAACTTACTAAAACAGACCAAGTTAGTTTATTAACTCGGTTTAGTAActgtacataatataatgttcTTCGATTTCTTTACACTTTTAGTCTATTCCCGTTTCTGCTTCGGAAGcgattttaataaacaatgtaTAAGATTGAAAATATTAGTAAGAAACTACCGCTCACCCTTTTCCTCATTTTTGATCCCAAAAACATTTTCAGTATTGCAACGGCTGCCATTATCCCTCTGGGCGAATTTATTAGCTGTATATGTTTCAGTCGTATTGGCAACGCCTTTTCTACACACGTCATTGATTTCATAGCTATGCTCGGAGTCCATTGACTTAGCAATCCGAAACCGGTTTCCTGCATATCGACTAATATGTCCTGAAAGTTATTAACACTGAATAGGTATTGACTTAATTAGGGAAAGTTGACATGTTCAATAACGAACTCCTGTTCGAGCCGTATAgatgtttattttaaactagcgacccgccctcgcttcgcttcggaaacataaaattttattattgatagctcaGTCCCGCGGTTATTATCGTATCGTGGGTGGCGCCGCagagcgaagctagtctaaaaaaagtagcctaagttactccttatatcatcagctacctatcagtgaaagtctcgtcaaaatcggtccagcccttccagagattagccggaacaaacagacagacagacagacagacggacAGACAGAcatacagacaaaaattgtaaaaaatgttattttggtgtatgtaccgtaaatgcatgtattcatatgcatgaaggtaacttctgcaggtctagccttccaccactgagtaagtccaatgacagtctggctcatagtgcgaaggagaaggctgaccttctggtcaagctctttgcctcatactctactttggatgacggaggagccacgccgcccaacatctcccggtgtgacagctccatgcctgagattcgcatcacacagcgtgcggtcagacaggagcttcggcttcttgatgtccataagtcgagtgggccagattgcatccccgcagtggttctaaaaacatgcgcccctgaattgacacccgcgctaacgcgtctatatcgcctctcgtacaataccaacagggttccgtcttcatggaagactgctcatgtccaccctatcctcaagaagggtgaccggtcggacccctctaattacagacctatcgcgataacttccttgctttccaagttgatggagcgaatcataaacatccaacttcttaagtatcttgaggatcgccagctgatcagtgactggcagtacggtttccgtcatggtcgctcagctggcgatcttcttgtatacctcacacataaatgggctgaagccttggaaagcaagggcgaggctctcgctgtgagccttgacatcgcgaaggccttcgacagggtctggcatagggcacttctatcgaagcttccagcatacgggatccctgagggactctgcaagtggatcgctagctttttggatggacggagcatcacggtcgttgtagacggtgattgttctgataccatgaccattaacgctggcgttccacaaggttcggtgctctcccccacgcttttcatcctgtatatcaatgacatgctgtctattgatggcatgcattgctatgcggatgacagcacgggggatgcgcgatatatcggccatcagagtctctctcgtagcgtggtgcaagagaggcgatcaaaacttgtgtctgaagtggagaactctctggggcgagtctccaaatggggtgaattgaacttggttcaattcaacccgttaaagacacaagtttgcgcgttcactgcgaagaaggacccctttgtcatggcgccgcaattccaaggagtatccctgcaaccttccgagagtattgggatacttggggtcgacatttcgagcgatgtccagtttcggagtcatttggaaggcaaagccaagttggcgtccaaaatgctgggagtcctcaacagagcgaagcggtacttcacgcctggacaaaggcttttgctttataaagcacaagtccggcctcgcgtggagtactgctcccatctctgggccggggctcccaaataccagcttcttccatttgactccatacagaggagggtcgttcggattgtcgataatcccattctcacggatcgtttggagcctctgggtctgcggagggacttcggttccctctgtattttgtaccgtatgttccatggggagtgctcagaggaattgttcgagatgataccggcatctcgtttttaccatcgcaccgcccgccactggagccactgcggtcatccacagtgcgtttccagaggtcttttttgccacgtaccatccggctatggaatgagctcccctccacggtgtttcccgagcgctatgacatgtccttcttcaaacgaggcttgtggagagtattaaacggtaggcagcggcttggctctgcccctggcattgctgaagtccatgggcgacggtaaccactcaccatcaggtgggccgtatgctcgtctgcctacaagggctaaaaaaaaaaaaaaaaaaggcgattaaaacttgtgtctgaagtggagaactctctgggacgggtctccaagtggggtgaactgaattcagttcagttcaacccattgaagactcaggtttgcgcgttcactgcgaagaaggacccttttgtcatggcgccggaatttcaaggagtatccctgcagctttccgcgagtatcgggattctgggggtcgatatttcgagcgatatccagtttcggagtcatttggaaggtaaagccaaattggcctctaaaatgttgggagttctcaacagagcgaagcggtatttcacgcctggacagagacttgcgctttataaagcgcaggtccgacctcgcgtggagtactgctctcacctctgggccggggctcccaaataccagctacttccatttgactccatacagaaaggggctgttcggatggtcgatagtcctgctctcgcagatcgcttggaacctctggatctacggagggacttcggttctctctgtgttttataccgcatggtccatggggaatgctctgaggaattattcgagatgattccctcatctcctttttatcatcgcacctcccgccatcggagcaaagTTCAtctatattatctggaaccgctgcgttcatcgacagtgcgtttccaaagatattttttgccacgtaccatccggctttggaatgaactcccctccacggtgttttccgagcgctatgacatgtccttcttcaaacgaggcttgcggagagtactttatggtaggcagcggcttggctctgcccctggcattgctgacgtccatgagcgacggtgaccacttaccatcaggtgggccgtacgctcgtctgcctacaaaggcaataaaaaaaaaaaaaattagtaagaagcggttatttcaatattacaaacagacactccaattttatttatatgtatagattgccTCTGGTTGAGCACGTTTgggcacttaacaccaggtgagccgtgaattTAGCGGACTCTATCTgtacgaaaacatttttttgataTGAAACTacataaatgacaattattttgattattttttcattttgaacACGTGCATTTTACGTGTATCAAAGATAGCAGTAAGACCTATACTTAATTGCAGCCTGTATTTTTATCAATAGATAATTTAGGGTTGCAGCACTGCGAGCCCATTGTGcgatgaaatatattttatattattcggAAACCAGCAGTACAATATAtccaaataatatattaaacaaaaaccaAAGAAGTTTCCCCTATTTataagttattttaatatttatttataagtagtGACGGTGAGGCCTCACTTTGCCCGCAACGGTGAAGTTGTCGTCTTCCAAAAGCAGTATTTCCGCGATCATGAAACTTATCTTGATTAAATCAGCGACTGCATGCTGATGTTTGTAAAGTGGGCCTGCTCTGATAATAGCGGGGCGAGGAGAATCTTCACGGGCACATTTCCTTAACGGCAAATATATTCTGTAACATTAAATATCAAATTGACAAAACAAATtcatataaatagaaaattatggTACTAATATTCccattagattatttttaaatagccgtCGTTTACTCCATATGACCCCAAAGATACCATGGAACAGAAAAGCCACTGTGACTAAGGATAGGTACCTTACTTAAAGCTTGTTTGTCAAGTAAGGTAAGTTGCTATTATTAGAGACTTATATAAAATGGATGACGTTAATCGAAAGTATTacaagtagtttaaaaaaactaaaacctcTTGGCAAACAGGACAAGGTCATATTCCAcgtattcttaaaaaaaaagtaaaagtacACAGCACAAAAAGTCAGCGCTTGCCTATCATCACCACTCACACATAGTGACATTCTATGTTAGGAGTTTTTGAACTACATTTCTTCATAGCCATTGCTCAGAGCTTGAAGTTAAGATTTGTGGATATAactctattatttttttggatcAGTGGTACGTAAAAAACTGAactttattaactttattattgaaACATTCACTAGGGGCATGGCATAATGTGTGGCCGCAAAGGCAGGAACGTTGGCATTTCGGCTTGACATATAtgtaatatcaaaataatagGAGCCAgttactaatataatatttcttagCGTCAAACAGCAATGGCCCAATCATATAGGATCGCATATCTAGCTTTGATTCTACGATACTTGAAGAAATGAGTTCCCAAACCTAGCAAAATATCTTTATTCTTGCCTTAGTAGGCAGGCATATAACCCATTTAAATAGAATGATAGTAATTGATACATTTCATACAACAATCGTCGTACAATCGGTGTCTAATTAATACTTCGGATGTTTCCGACTTGCGAAAAAGACACTGCTCAATGCTCATCCGCTATATACCGCTGGTTCGTTCATCCTACTCTAACGCACGTTTACGATAGAGATAGAGAAACTTGCCAGACTGGTCTGTCTTAAAATATTCAGCAACTACAAGCGATGCTAATTATGCGATAATACaaacatgataataatatgctttTGCAGTTTTTCTGCGCCGCATATTTTGGTGCTTTAGTGGACACACATAGTTACAAACCCATGTTCCAGTAAGGCTTGTATTTTCGGGTCCATTGGGTCTCTATTTGTATAAAATTCAGGAATAGAAACTTTCAAGCTGTAATACTTCTCCAATTTGCTTTTAGCTTTTTCGACATTGTGTTTACTACCTCGTAGGAAACCTATCAGCCATTGATTACCTGTAATTTTATGTACAAAACGGATTAGTTTATACTAGGAGTTGATATAACTTTCGATTACACATTAACAGGAGATTTTAGAAAAaccaaagtaataaatataCCGAAAGATGCTAACTAAGTTTATGATTTTTAAATGCTGTTGATAGGTAAAAAGTGCACAGCCCATCTTTTTCTGTATGGTTACTATAGCCCAATGGCAGTACAACCACAGAAAGCGCTCGGCTTCCACGGATTCCATAACcgcgttttaaaaattttacccgcccAAGTAATAATCTGGTTGGTTTCCGTTTTAAGCGCCGCTATGatgaactgcatctttcccgcggtgtggaaagaagcggacgttatcggcatacacaactCTGAAAAACCTAAATATGAACCcgcgagctaccgcccgatcagcctcctcccTTTGTTAGGCAAATTATACGAGCGACTATTACGCA contains the following coding sequences:
- the LOC101735801 gene encoding retinol-binding protein pinta, translating into MKMKTRVLSPALRKVAKNELGEDLEKIAADLIVLRAWVQELGQGQPSNQWLIGFLRGSKHNVEKAKSKLEKYYSLKVSIPEFYTNRDPMDPKIQALLEHGIYLPLRKCAREDSPRPAIIRAGPLYKHQHAVADLIKISFMIAEILLLEDDNFTVAGKDILVDMQETGFGLLSQWTPSIAMKSMTCVEKALPIRLKHIQLINSPRGIMAAVAILKMFLGSKMRKRIQVCGPNYEDIYENLPKSILPEEYGGTDGSVQELIGYWKNKVESYRDWFLHQERTS